TTAactcctcccttccacctctaCTCTAATTTACAAGGGGAATTTTAACTCTCCCCCAACCAGTCTGGATTAAAGGGGGAGTTTTAATTTTTCCTCCCACCAGTCTGGattgggtgtggggggagagacgggcgggGGAGGGTTTAACTCTCCTCCAGGAACTGGTTTCCCACTGATTTCAATTAACTGCAAGGATTTAGGAGACCTGACGGTTCCGGGTTTAGGGGTCAAAGTCGAGTTTGGGTGTGAGTGCCAGGGAGGGGAAACACACTGGGGTGTCGTCGCGGTCCCAGTAAAAGTGGGTAAAAgtctggctggggagaggggaggaggggagagagaagaggggaaagggaaggaagaaggaagagttgaaaagaaggaggggaggaaggcgggaaagaagggaggaaaggggagaggagagggggagaaatgaagggggcagaagagggggaaaggggagaaggcgaaaggaagagggagtaaaagggagaaaggggaaagggggaggaagaggagaggaaaaagaagagggggctgaagggagaaaggggaaggaagaagaaaggggagactggggagaaggaaaagaagaggagggggagactggggaggaggaaaggtaggaaaggggagaaggaaaagaagaggggagaatgagaagaaggaaagggagaaaggggagaaagaaaggaagaggagaggggagaatggggagaaggaaaggaaggggaaaggggagaatggggagaaggaaaggaaggagagaagcaaagaaaggggagaaaggggagaaagaaagaaaggggagaggggagaaaaggaggagaggagagcggggtaaaagagagaaggggaaggcagCACCAGATGTAGGGTGTGAGCGGGGGCGGCCGAAGCTGAAAGCAGGTAGAGAGCGCCCCAAAGTCCCTGGCGGGGCCTTGGAGGGGTAGGGGCGGGCAGAGGCTCTCcttcccaccacctcctcctccttctcctgccgcCTGCCCCGGCGGCCGCTCGGAAAGCCCCCGCTCGACTGTGACTGAGGGGAGTTCACGTTTTGGGGAGAAAGATTTAAAGCGCCTGAGAGGTCGGGGGCCGCAGAGCCCAGCCGGGGCGCCCCTgggaccgccccctccccaaacctctgGGGCGCTGgtggccccggcccgggggatggggggttgggggtgggggcagaggcctGGACCCCCCCCCCGAGTCCCGCCTGTCCCCCTTACCTGGAGTAGTAAAAGGCAAACAGGAGCCCCAAGGAGGCCAGCgccgacagcagcagcagcccaaggCGACTGGCCCGGAGGGGTCCCatccgggcccgggggaggcccgtgacctctgacccctgccgGGGTTCGGCCGAGGCTCCAGGACAGCGACCAGCTCCCCCACAGcacctcactctgtctctctcagacCACCCCGGGGGAGGGCACCTGGGTCCTCAGGGGGCTGGAACTGGAGtcgcccttccccttccctcctcctcctcctcctcctcctcctcctcctcctcctcctcctctccccgccccgggggatgggggagaaaacaCGTGCGTGTCTGTGTTggtttcattcagtcttatttactgagcgcttactaggggcagagcacggcactaagcgcttggaatgaacagttcgCCAACAGGTAGACCAATCCCGGCCCAtccgcgggctcacggtctaaacaccCCCCGGATCAAAATGAGCTCTTTTAAGTTAAAGAATCAAGGTTATACCAAGGTATCTTTTAAAGTGATTCAAGGGATCTCACAATTTTCAAACGTACTTAAAGGTCTATATCAaggcaaaagaagaaaaaatgcgGCATGCCAATAAAAGTGGGGGTCTCGGGTGATCTAGGTATATATCATTCTACATCtacccgttgttgggcggggattgtttctatctgttgccgaattatacttttcaagtgcttagtacagtgttcagcacacagtaagtgttcaataaatacgattgagtgagcaaatgaaagaagcagcaaggcttagggggaagagcccaggcatgggagtcagaggtcatgggttctaattcccaccctgccacttatcagctgtgtgactttgggcctcacttctttgggtctcagtcacctcatctgtaaaatggggattaagactgtgagccccacgtgagacaacctgataccttgtacctaccccagggcttggcacaaagtaagcacttaacaaattctctcattattattatttccccccatGTATGTATAATCACACTCCCCCTGTCAAAGCCCTATGGAAGGTTCACccgctccaagaggccttcccagactcagcccctctttttctcagctccccttccccttccctcgactggttccctttgctctacccccctttccccgccccacaacacttgtgaatATACGtgcaaatctataattctatttatattaatgcctgtttacttgttttgatgtgtgtatagctataattctatttatttatattgatgtttgtctccccgcttctagactgtaagcccgtaataggcagggattgtctctccctattgctgaattgtactttccaagcgcttagtacagtgctctgcacacagtgagctttcaacaaatatgacaatgaatgaattaataacggTGGGGGTTGTAGGCCTGGAagattggggcgggggggtcaTCCTGGGAGCCTGGGCCTCAAGTGTCTCTCACCCACTTCTCTGGGAGTCTctgtgattctcttcctctctcctcccacccccccagccccggccctggcTGCTGGAGTTTGAGCAGAGGTGGCAGCGGGTTCAGACTTGCAGAGGGAGCCCCAGCGACACGACGCAGCTGCCATTTGCAGCTTTGCCCGCGGCGGCCTCtccactcaatcaaccaatcaattatacttattgagggtttacggtgtgcagagcacactctgAGGCCCGAGTGGGCACTATGCACCACTTTTAGAGAGGAGGCTGCTGGAAGGGACAATTAACattccctgtcagtcagtcatatttataataataataatggtatttgttaagcgcttacaatgcaccaagtactgttttaagtgctggggtagatacagggtaatcaggttgtcccattgggggctcactgttttaatccccattttacagatgaggtaattgaggcacagagaagttaagcagcttgcccaaggtcacacagcagacaagtggccatgctgcttctcatttattgagtgcttattatatgctgaacactgtattaagtgcttgtgagagtgcaatactacaataaacagaaacaacgagtttacagcatggcgtagcggatagaacatATACCTCGGAAtcggaagatcatgagttctaattccgctctgccatgtatctgctgtgtgaccttgggcaaatgacttcactagACCtaggtttccttatttgtaaaatggggattgagactgagccccacctggacaacccgatttgcttctatccgccccagcgcttagtacagctgtgactttaggcaagtcgcttaacttctctgtgcctcagttaccacatctgtaaaaatggggattaaaactgtgagccccacgtggtacaacctgatcaccttgtatcccccccatcgcttagaacagtgctctgcacatagtaaacgcttaacaaataccaacattattattacagtgcctggcacatagtaagcacttaacacgtgccatattattacagtctagaaggggcaactTCACCTCCCCAGTCATTCCTCTGGGCGAGGGCCTCCCGGGAGGCCCAACTTCAGGCACCCCAAGTCCCCGGGAGCGGGGAAGGGACgaatacagcgctttgcacagagtaagcgctcaataaatctgactgaatgagcCGGTGGGATTGGGAGACCCGGGCGGGACGGGCCTGTACGGAGATGCCGCCACCTGGCGACCCATCTGGGTACTGCGCCTGGCGGCCGCCCCGTCGGATCTTCTTCCCTCCGAGCTTCCTTTGTTCATCAGTGGAGGGTGATTAATGGGGTGCAGACTCCCCTGGCCGCCCCCAAACGCTGCTCATCGGCCCCCAAAGCCCCTTCCCCTACCTACCCCGATTCCCAAGAGTTTTACTCCAGGATTGGAGCAGGAAGATGCAACCCCATTGGGAGGTGAATCAACGTAGGGCGCCTGCCTTACCATAACCCGGACCTGTGCTCCAGTTTCGggagggtggggagcagagggattgcagggaggaggtggggagaaaaaaaaagagaaggaaggccCTTTTTGAGGCAAATCTTTAGCTTGACCCTTTATTTGCCTCCCATTTTGGTTGCAAATCCCATGATTACTTCCCAGTTCCTGGGGGccctccgtccctcctcaccCACCCAAGGGCCCTTGGCCCAACCCAGGGCCTAAATGCAGCTCCCCGGTTCTGGAGGTTGCACACTCTTTAAGAGCAGGCAGACCCCGGCCAACCTCGCGGCCCTGCGCCCGGCAGCCTGCAGCTCAAGCGCGCTGGAACAGCCGCATCACACCCTCGTCGTGCAGGTGCTTCCACAGCTGCCGCTCCAGCTCGAAGTCGTGGTTGATGTAGAAGATGAGCGGCTGCCACTTCTCGTCGTAGTAGTGGTTGGAGAAACGACCGTGGCCCTCCGTGATGTAGCCGTAGGCGCTCACCTATGGGAGAGGCCATGACTAggtccctttccctgccccccccgGGTCCCTGGAGCCAGATGTTCCCCGCACATACAGAGATccagatgatgattatgatgatgatggcatttgctaagcgcttactatgtgccaagcactgttctaagtgctggggtagatagaaggtaatcaggttgtcccacacggggctcacagtcttaatcccccttttacagatgaggaactgagacacagagaagttaagtgacttgcccaaagtcacacagctgataagtggcagagccaggattagaacccatgacctctgactcccaagcttgtgtttttttccactaagccacgctgcttctcagcagcagacGAAGCAGACATGCATGCACACCTTCCCAGAAGCCGATGTGTACACATACCGACCCAAGAACAGATGTGTTTACACACCTACCCAGTAGCAGGTATGCCACATGTAAATATGCTTTGCAGGCACACACAGGCCCCAGGTCCTGGCCTCCCCTCTAGTTCCAACTCCTCCGTCAAAGAAGGAGTTGTGAGGCTGTCAGGGCAAGGGAGAGTGAGGccggtccccctctccccgctcctccgaCCAGCTCCATCCCCTTGGGCGCCCCAAgtcccaccctgccccccacctcggACTCCTACCCGGTCGCAGAGCTGCAGGGCGGTGAGCAGCATCAGGGCACCGGTGGTGGGGCGGTACAGCCGCCATGACGCCTTCTCCAGGGTCTTGGATCGCAGGAACCTGAAAGGTCAGGCCGAGCTGGGTTAAGGGGTGGGTGGCGGAGCAGAGCGGGCCCAAGAGGGAGCCCCAACGGAGGCCGGAGACGGATGCAGACCCGGCCCGGCTGCCACCCCTCCTCACCGATTCTTCATGTAGCGGAGAAGGTCCGGGTGCAGGAGCAGGTACCGGTCCAGGCGGAGGGCATCACGGAACAGTTCCCGGGGCCGCCGCCTGCAGTCGGGGTGCAATGCTGGGACCCTGGGGGCTCCTTCCCCCAAGGCCGACTGGCCCCCCTCTTCCTCGGGACTCCCACCGCCTCCGGACTCCCACCGCCCCGCACCGGCCCTTGGGTGCAGAGGGCTCAGCTGCCAGACCTAGGCCTCTCTGGCACGGTCTTACCTGAACCACTTTAAGTTGTCAGTTTCCAGGACCTGGTCCTGGAGGAGTGCCTTCAGCCATTCGTAGTCCCGCTCACCCTCCAAGAAGTGCAGGTAGTGGACGTCCTGGGGACCGACCAACTCGTCAGCGTGCAGGTACCCGCTGTCCCAGAGaagcccccacccttctccccgtcGCTCCCGATCCGGCTCACCTTCCCGGAGGGAATCTGCCGGAAACCCCGCCTCCCCAGCTGCAGGAGCGAAGTGGTCAGCGAGAAGGCGGTGAAGCCATAGAAGGAAGTCCGAGTGCCCACGTCTTGCTCGTAGCCCTGGATCACAGCCCCGCTcaccctgaggggaggggacaggggctcTGGGAATCCGGCTGAACCCGGGTGTCCGGTTTCCCAGGCTCCTGATTCTCTGGGCAAAGTAAGCCCCGGGGTTCTCGCCCTTCGGCTGCTGCAGGGTGGGCCGAGGAAGGCCCCTCTAAACtgtcggctccttgagggcagggatcgggtctacagcctctattgtattggactgtcccaagtgcttagtgcagtgctctgcacatcgtaagcgctcaacaaataccttagattgacagggggagggggaggcctagAGTCAGTCAAGGTGGTCCCCCCACACTCACCGGAACACGTAGTCATGGCCATCGATCTCCTGGCCCACTCGCGAATTGTTCAAGATGCCGCCGTTGCCCACCACGGCACAGCTGATGCAGGGAGGACCCCCTGGCGGGCGGGCAGCCAGGAGCAGCTGCTGCTGGGGCACAGCAGGAATCTGTGCCAGGACCTCCTGTACCACTGAGACAACCGGGGCCGGctcagaggagggggcgggggagggcggggcagcCTTCCAACTCAATCAGGCCCAGGGAGACATCTCGGGGGGTCGAGGAGGGGTAGGGGGTCGGGGACTCTTTGCCTCATGCTCACCTGTAGCGCTGGGAGTCAACAAGGTCCCCTTGAACGGGACGTGGGAAGGGTAGCCAGGAGTCCcgacctctaatcccggctctgtccctggcctgcactggGACTGCGGCAAAAtccttagcttttctgggcctcagtttcctcctctgttaaatggaataggatccctgctctccctctcagactgagcATAATACATTCCATAATatatgagcccctgtgggacagggactgtgtttattttgatgctattgacgcctgtctacttgttttgttgtctgtctccgccttctagactgtgggcccgttgttgggtagggattgtctctgttgtcaaattgcactttccaagcgcttagtacaatgctctgcacctgtaagcgctcaaaaaatacaattgaatgaatgaatgaacttgattgacttctatctaccccagtgcttagaacagtgcttgacaacaaatccatcaataaatcaatcaattgtatttattgaatgcttactatgtgcagagcactgtactaagcacttgggagagcagtctatcagagtgggtagatacgttccctgctcacaaggaggttatagtcaagaagaagcgcttaataaataacataataataagaataatacagagggcaggggaaacttagaacagtgtctcgtacatggtaagaacttaaagATATTAAAAACCGTTCCCTGCTGTTGCTTGGGGTGtgagggatggaaagagagagaaaaacctGGGACTGAAGAATCAGAGGACTCTCTGGTTGTGGAACCAAGTTAATTATGCTATTTCCTTATTTACTAAGGATTTGGATTGCGCTAAGCAtcggggtcgatacaagagaaACAAATTGAACcttgtccttgtcccacttgggattcctTATCCAAAAAAGCaggatcttattcccattttacagatgaggatgctgaAGCTCAGACAGGTTAatggacttgctcaagatcacacagcaagccaggggcAGACCTGGATTTCCTGTCTCTCAGCCCCAAGCtcgttccactgggccacccaagcaatgggggaagagcacagagaagttcaaggtGGAAATAGGGAGAGGGTCTGTGGTTTAGCAGGTGCAGGAGTCTGCCACCCCCCACATCCCCTGCTCCTCAGTCAACTGTGActtccctgccccttgccccaaGCCCCACAGTCCCCTTCTCCAAATGAATCAACCATCCCACtcgccagccagccagccacctgcCTCGGGGCCGACTTACAGGACTTGTTGAGCTCCATGAAGCCAAAAGGAGGAACGAAGTGCTCCAGCCGCTCCCACTCGCCTTGGCTGAAATGCGCTGCATCCAGGAACAGCGTGAGGTTGGGCAGGAAGAGGTCCCGGAGCCATGGCGATCGGGCGGCCTTGGCCTTGATCGAGTCGGGACAGCtctggggcaggaggcagggccgGGGCATGGGAGAGGGCTCCGAAAGCAGACAGCGGAGCCTGAGGGAGTCCAGCCTGGACGGCGTTcccgcctcccttccccggcAGGCATTGTGACTCCCTCCTGAGCCTTTTCCGAGGAGGATCATGAGGATCATGGAGCCCTCTCCCCTGGCCCCGGGACCCCAGGGAGCAATCCCAAACCAGGTTCAACTGGGACTGGGagcaaccccctccccacacctcggTAAAAGGGTTTACTAAGCACGTGCCAGGTGCACTGTGTGCTTGAGCATGAATGTGTGCAATCCCCAAGGGTTGCGTGGGTATATCTGTGAGTGTATGGACACAAGCAATCATTTTAGGTGGTGATGAGAATTTTGTACGTGTGGGTTGTGTGCATGGTGTGTGCGTTtatgtggtggggggaggagcagagagggagttgCAGGGAGTGCGGATTcccttgaggaatggggattagagctgGGTGTGAAGTTGGAGCATTACCACTGAGTCACAGACCTTTAAAGGGAGAAgtgattcccctcccctcccctccggcctcccaaCTCAGATGAGCTGGCCCATCAGCAGGTCCTCACTGGAGGCTGCTTCAGTGAGAggccattagactggaagccccttgagagcagggatcgcacATCTCTTCTCACCTCCGTTGTTCCAGCctggcaagcactcagtacagtgcttggtgctcagtaaataccaccgattgactggttGGGGCTCCAGGCCATACCTCTCCCATGCCACCCTGCCAATGCCCCAGGGGCAAGAGCTCTGTTCGTCTTCCAGCTCCCTGACTCTGAATACCAAGGGGCCAGTGTGGACACAGAATGGGGGTGAAAGGAAGCTGACGAGGGTTGGGGTGGACACATACATCTCCCCTGGGAGAGCTGGGTTGGAAATacctgtgtgtgtggtgtgtgtgagtgtgtgtggtggCAGTGGCGGGGGGGCAAAGGGGGCGGGCAGCAGCAGAGGGGGAGCCacaactgggactcacagtctgtgggCCCTTGGCTTCCAAGGTGTAATTTTCTTCAAAGTCCCACTGCGGCTCAGACTTGAACCTCGCTGCCTTCAGTCTCTGCTGGCCCCGAGGAGTGGAGCTCTGGCTCAGGGCGGCTGGGAGGGTGCTCCGGCCAGGAGGGGTGCCCTGGAGGTACGGGGTGCTCCTGGTTGAAGTTCCCCGAGCTGAGGGCACATCCTGGGCTGGAGAGATCATCGGTGCCAGAGGGGTGCCCCGGGCATAGGGGGTGCTCTGGGCTGAGGTTCCCTGAGCTGGGGGGGTATACTGGGCTGGAGAGGTGCTCTGGGTTGGAGGGGTGATTAGGACAGAGGGGTTGTCCCGGGCTGGAGAAGTACTCCGGgcaaaggaggcagaagaggtcaGGGCTTTTCCCTTGGGCGAAGGCGTCTTTGCCTTTTGGGTTGGATTGGGTCCAGGCCATGTCGAAGTGTTGTTTTCTTGGGCTGCCACAGGGGACCCCTTCTCAGGAGCTGATGGTCGTCCCCTCTGGCTTCTTCCtggacttgttctctctccctgaaTCCTTGGCATCGTTGTCCTTTTCTCTTGGGCTCTGGTTGAGGTCTCCAGCTCCAAAACCCGTGGTGATGTCCGCCCTTCCTGGGCCTGGAGAGTCATCTCAGGCCGTCCCCCTGGCGTTTGCCTCCTGGCCTTGGGGGGGGCTGTGCTCCAAGGCTGTGGAGGTGGTGGGCTTCTCCCCTGGATGAGCTTCACCCCGGGGATTGCTGTTTCCAATCTTTTTTCTGGTAACACTGGAGACCTCCTGTTTGGAGCTGGTGCAGGGGGTCTGGCATTTGATAGCCCTTGGTTCCAGCGGCTGGGGACAGATAACCAATCTGTCAGTACCCCTGTTACCAAGCCCTGCACTGGTAAACCCATCAAACCTATGGAGAACAGAATGGTTTTagatcctctctccctctgggaaAGGTCAGGATTTTTGAAACTTGGAATGTCCCAAGAACTCCAGGAAGGACCACCCTTCAACATACCCTTGAGCCTGCAGAAAATGGGCCCGACCTGCTCTCCAAAACTCTTGAATACAAGGGTATTTGCTCCTGGAACAGGTAACCAGGAGATGTTGTGAAATCTCTGCTGGAAATCTTCAAATGAAGGACAGAAAAAACCTTTCTGGAACAGAAAATGTGTAACCCTATCTGGAAGCCCAGAGCTGGGCAGGGAATTGAGGTCTCTCATGTATCCTTCCTGCCTGGGTGTTCTATTATTTTACAACAACCCATATTCTGCCCTTTGAGAGATCAGGGCAGTACCGAGGTAGGGACCCAGGTGGTGGCAGAAATATGATTAGGCCTGATTACAACCTCTAATTAAATAACCTTCAATTTCCAATAATTTGGGGCCCTCCCCTCTTTTATATCTTCCTCTTGTTTACCAAGTGCTCACCTGAGCCCTATGAACAGGTAGACAGCACAGAATTGAGCCCTTAACCAGAATATCCCAGATTGTATTGATAAAGCTGGGCTCCAGCCAGAGATGCCAGTCAAAGGGAGAACCCTCTCGGATCCAGGATATTATGGTCAAGGACTCAACCCCGGGCTGTTTAACTGCTCGTGGGACCCAGGTGAGCACTTGGTAAACAGGAGCAGGGCAAAAGAGGGGAGGCCCCCAAATTCATGGAAAATAGAGATTACTTCATTCTTGGAAATTGGAAGTTATTTCCatggtggggaagggtgggggaagcCTGCCCAAGCCAAAATGGTGAGAAATTTCAAAGGTAAATTAGGCAGAACATCCAGAATTTCTGGACTCAAATTGAGAGATGGGGTCTGGCCACTCCCAAAGCTGCCTTAATCATTTGCTAAACCAAGGCAcaagggtgggagagtaattctTTGGTTTTAATTACCGGCGGCTCCCACCCTGTACCAACCCATTGGAACTGGCTCCTGCTCGAGGCTAACATCTGCACCAAAGCTCTTGGACGGCATCCGGCTGTCTTGCTAAAATGGGGGATTCCGGGAAGAAACCCTGTTTTTCCCTTTCCGTCTGGGCCCTtcttgggaaggagggaggaagacctGAGGAAAGggaccccctccctcatccccaaacACAATTCGGTGCCCTGGTGGTCCTTTGGAACGGAGGAAGATCTGTGAGAGGCACCTGCTTCCTGTTCACGGGATGGCCTGGCCCCGTGACCTCGGCTGGGCCCAAGCAGATTCATCTGAGTCAGAGGGCCCAGACTTCTCGCCACTGCAGCCTTCTCAAGACTCCCTGTTCTGGGCTATTAAAGAACCAAGTCCTGTCCTGAACCTCTCTGGTGAACTTAGCCCGGGAAGAAAAGGGGGCTGcaacaggcaggaggaagaggctgggggtggggagggtgaaagTGTTGAGAGGGCCCCTGAGCTGGAATCTTAACCCCAGTAGACTGGCTTCCAAGcatgggggggatggggtggaagcAAAGGGGGAGGGGACCGGACACTATGTACCCTCAGAGAACGTAGTCAATCCCAGAGATCTCAAACCCTCCCGGGGAAACCCGCATGGCCAACATGTGAATCAGAATCTTGCCCAGACCCCCAAGGCAAGTGTCCCGGGAGCAGTGAGGCCGACGGCAATAACAGTGGCTACCAACTGCAGCTTCTCCGGAGTGCTCCAACCCCCCGCCCTCCCATTCCACCACCCTGAGCCACTTAAGTGCATGTCTGGGGGTCCTTCTGGGGGGCCAGGACATCCGGCCGTGGCCACCTGGCGCCGAGACAGCCCCTGTAGAAGCATCTGACAGCGTTTGAGTAAAAGGGCATGTGTGTTGGGAGTGTGTAACTtt
The sequence above is drawn from the Ornithorhynchus anatinus isolate Pmale09 unplaced genomic scaffold, mOrnAna1.pri.v4 scaffold_264_arrow_ctg1, whole genome shotgun sequence genome and encodes:
- the ST6GALNAC1 gene encoding alpha-N-acetylgalactosaminide alpha-2,6-sialyltransferase 1; this encodes MTLQAQEGRTSPRVLELETSTRAQEKRTTMPRIQGERTSPGRSQRGRPSAPEKGSPVAAQENNTSTWPGPNPTQKAKTPSPKGKALTSSASFARSTSPARDNPSVLITPPTQSTSPAQYTPPAQGTSAQSTPYARGTPLAPMISPAQDVPSARGTSTRSTPYLQGTPPGRSTLPAALSQSSTPRGQQRLKAARFKSEPQWDFEENYTLEAKGPQTSCPDSIKAKAARSPWLRDLFLPNLTLFLDAAHFSQGEWERLEHFVPPFGFMELNKSLVQEVLAQIPAVPQQQLLLAARPPGGPPCISCAVVGNGGILNNSRVGQEIDGHDYVFRVSGAVIQGYEQDVGTRTSFYGFTAFSLTTSLLQLGRRGFRQIPSGKDVHYLHFLEGERDYEWLKALLQDQVLETDNLKWFRRRPRELFRDALRLDRYLLLHPDLLRYMKNRFLRSKTLEKASWRLYRPTTGALMLLTALQLCDRVSAYGYITEGHGRFSNHYYDEKWQPLIFYINHDFELERQLWKHLHDEGVMRLFQRA